Proteins from a single region of Gossypium arboreum isolate Shixiya-1 chromosome 1, ASM2569848v2, whole genome shotgun sequence:
- the LOC108482270 gene encoding putative lipid-transfer protein DIR1: MAMATEKLLVQCLVATLLLIAAVEGAKETTICNIPLKKLEQCKPAVTGKNPPPPTKECCSLIKQADLTCLCNYKDALPAFQIEPSRAFALPQKCKCKHPVPPQCKP; this comes from the exons ATGGCAATGGCTACTGAGAAACTTTTGGTGCAATGCTTGGTTGCAACATTGTTGCTTATTGCAGCGGTGGAAGGAGCTAAAGAGACGACCATCTGTAACATTCCATTGAAAAAGTTGGAGCAGTGCAAGCCGGCAGTCACCGGGAAAAATCCTCCACCGCCAACCAAGGAATGTTGTAGTTTGATAAAACAAGCCGACTTGACTTGTCTCTGCAACTACAAGGACGCTCTTCCTGCTTTCCAGATTGAACCTTCCCGTGCATTTGCATTGCCTCAGAAATGTAAATGTAAGCATCCCGTACCACCACAATGCAAGC CCTGA